The region CAAGCTGGTACTCGAACGTCTGCTGCTCAAGGGCAGCATTGTCGTGAAGAAAGCGTATTGCGACTGGGATCGCTACAAGAGTTTCAAAGGCGCGATGCACGAGGCCAATTTCGAGTTGATCGAGATTCCCCATGTGCGCCAATCGGGCAAGAATTCGGCCGACATCCGGCTCGTGGTCGACGCGCTCGATCTCTGCTACACGAAATCGCACGTCAATACCTTCGTCATTATTAGTGGCGACTCTGACTTCTCGCCGCTGGTGTCGAAGCTGCGCGAGAACGCCAAGCAGGTGATCGGCGTCGGTGTGCAGCAATCCACCTCCGATCTGCTGATCGCAAACTGCGACGAATTCTTCTTCTACGATGACCTCGTGCGCGAAAGTCAGCGCACGGTCGCCAAACGCGAATCGTCGCGTCCGCAACAGGCCGCGCAGCAGACGGCCAAACGTGCGCCCGACGAAGAAAAGTCGCGCAACAAGGAAGACCTCGAAAAACGCCGCACCAAAGCGGTCGAGATCGCCGTGCAGACGTTCGACGCGCTTGCGTCCGAACGTGGCGACAGCGGCAAGATCTGGGCATCGGTACTAAAGAACGCGATCAAGCGCCGCAAGCCGGATTTCAACGAGACGTACTACGGCTTTCGCGCATTCGGGAACCTGCTTGAAGAGGCGCAGGCGCGCGGGCTGCTCGAATTCGGCCGCGACGAGAAGTCAGGCGCATACGTTTACCGGGGCACGGCTGCGAATGTGGGCGTCGAAAACGTGAACGAGCCGGCCGAACCTGGTGAGTCGACAGAACAGATAGTTGAGGCACAGGTTGCCGAAACAGTGGCAGCCGAGTTGGGCGGCAAGCACGAGTCGCGCCGCAGAAGCCGTGGCAATCGCAAACCCGGCCGGGGCCAGCAGGAAGCCGCGCAGGAAGAGCGCGCGGCAATCGAGTCCGGCCGCCACGCGCAAGCTCAAGTGGAAGTAGCGCACACCCATGCGCCATCAGCTAGCGAGCCTGTTTTCGAACATCCGGAAGCGGCTTGGGAGGAACCGGAGGCTTTTGCGGCTGAACCGGTCGCGGCAGCGGGCGAAGAAGCAGAGGAAGCGAGCGGCACTCAACCTAAGCACCGCAAGGAACGCGCACCTCGCAAGACAGCCGCGAAGAAAACGAAAAAAGCAACACCGCGAAAGATCGATGAGGTACCGGAAATCGCGGCACCTGCTGAAGCACCGGCAGCGCCTGCCAGCGAAGACAAAGCGCCTGTGGCCGCCAGGAAAGCGGCGCGCAAAGCCGCCCCACGGAGTCGCCGTCCGCGTAAGACTGCGGCAACGAGCGAGGTGGAATGAGCGTCTCACATTGCGTGACGCGCACCGATGTCCTCCGGTACCGCGCGTAGCAATGTAAGTGCAGCAGTATCCGCAAAGCTGAAAACTAAAAAGCCCCTGCTCGTTGCATGGTCGCCTCGTTTGCCCGATGTCCGGGCAACTCAGTACGTCGGGCTACGTCGAACGACGGGGTCAAAAACGGCGTGTGCGGGCAGGGATGAAGTGGCGTTCGCGGGCTATGCAGAATCGCCAGACAACCGGCGTCCCTAGCCCTCGATCGAAACGCACGCCGTTTGCCGGGCGGTTAGCCGCCATCGTTTCGTGTGTCTGCGCCAGATATGACAAAAGCTTGACAGCAACAAGCTTGCATGGCATTTGCCTGGTCCGCGCCGCAAACAGTTCGCTCAGGCGTTGCGAGGTTGCCGATCAGCCTTAGTAATACGGATAAGGCGCGTACATCACCGGGGGCGGCGCGACATACCTCGGCGGCGGCGCATAGTAGTACGGCTGCGGCGCGTAATAGGCCGGTTGCGGCGCATAGTAGGCCGGTTGTGGCGGCTGCGAGATAGTGTTGCCTTTCGAGGTCATACACTGCGCGTAGGCGGCGTCGTAGCGCGCTTGCAGGCCTGCGGCGGAATACTGCGCGCCATTCGCGCCGTTCGCACCGCCGATCAACAACCCACTGCCCGCGCCGATCGCCGCGCCCGCGCCGGCATTGCCCGCCGCCGCGCCGATCAGTGTGCCGACAGCGGCGCCGCCCAGCGTGCCCAGCGCCGCGCTGTTCACGCTGTTCGTGGTCGCCGCCTGGGCTGCCGCGTTCGGGTCGGTTGAGCGGTTCGCATAGTCGCGGCATGCATAGTCGTCCTGCTGGAACTGACCGAGCGGCTCGCCGCTGCGCGGCAGTGCCACCACACTCGGGCCGCTCGGCGGCATCACCGCGCAACCGCCGAGCGCGAGCGCAACGGCGGCGGCAGGTATGGCGATGATTATCGACTTGGTGCTGGAGATCATGTTGGTACGCTTCAGAGACATTGGAATTCAAACGTTAGGCCAATCAGTATCGCTCCTGGTTACAGGATCGTTACAGAAAGTTTTTCGCTTACATTCGCGCCGCGGCCCGCGCACCGCCTCGCGCAGCGCCTCGCAGGAATGGCGCCTCGATCGTCGCCCCCCCGGCGTTATATAGGGTAACGCTTGTAAGCGAAGCGGCAATCTGATTTCACGCCTTGCGGCCTAAACTGGCTCCCTCAAACGTCGCGCGATCTGGCTGCCGAAGCGACAAAGATTGTGCCCACGGATCCGGCGCCTGGCGTCGCCAAAATCGGCCGACTAAAAAACAGCAAGCCCTCGCCAAGGAGGGCTTGCTGTTTTACTACAGTTTCCAGACTTCATTGCAGCGATCGGTTCGGATTTTCAATTTTGTTGGAAATCCGAATCATCTTGTCACGCTGCAGCCAGCATGTGTCCCGTGACAAAAAAGATCGGAAGCGAGCGCTCCAAAGTATGGAACGGTCACGCTCACTTTTTTGGCGCCGATCTTGTCAAACGCAACCCATATAACAAATTGCAATATAAAACTAGTCATTCTGCTCTCAAAAGCACTATACATTGAGTTTGTTGCTCAGGATGTAGCGATCGAAAGCATTACGAAAGTCAATTTCCTAACTTTAGCGGCGGCTGCATTCTGGAGATAAATTCGTATTGCCCAGATGTCTTTCAGCTTCAGCGGTGGCTTTTGCCCGACTAGCTTGCCTCTGTTCCACGGCTCCCGAGTTTGTTTGGCTTCCATGTCAGACTCCAATTGGTTCATCGGAGTCTGATTTTGTGCTCATCGCTGAAGGCCGCTTTCCATCTGTGCGCACGTCTGACGCGTGCAACCGGCCATTTAGTGACCTTCGCGACCGATGCCTGGATGTCTGAAGTTCGGCGCAAGACAGCCAATCCGGGCGCGTAGCGTGCTTCCCATTGCACGCTAGCTGCGCTGTCTATGAATCGATGACCCTCAAACTTTGTGCGCGCCCTTGTCACCGATCGGCTTCTTTGCTGACCCCGCCTCCGATCAAACTTGCTATACGGGCAACTTGCGGGAGGTGTGGGAAACGGCTAGAAAGCGGCGCAAGCAGTTCTCGACGATTTGCGAGACGTCGTTGTCGTAACTGGCGTTGTAAAGACTTCCGAGAAACGAGATAGAGCCGACTGCGAATAGTCCGCCGCCGTTCGGGCCGAAGCCGCAGATCATGTGGGCTCGAATACCGCTGTGCACTCTAGGTTTGCCGACCATTCGATTGAAGAGAAGCTCCTCGGGAACGGTCACGAAACTGGCGTCGTGATTGTCGGAGTACGCGACCACACTCACATAGGCGGGCGTACCGAGGTCGGTCGCAGTTTGATCAATTTCGAAGCCCGCAGCGCCGCCGCCAGACAAGCCGAAGTTTCCAAACAGTTCTCCCGCGCCCGCTTTAACCCCCATGAACAGCCAGGCATATTCGGTGGCAAAGGAGGCAGGTGTGCGGCGATAGAATGTGCCCCGAAAATCTCCCTCCGCTGTAAATCCGACTCCCGCAACTTTTTGCGGCGGCAATCCGTTTCGACGCCACATACCCCCGTACTCGCCGTCCAGCTGGTTATAGTACTCACCCGGCTGACTTTCCCATACCCGCATGCCGGCCTCGGCTCGACGAATTTCAAGCAGATGTGGCGCCGATGCGGTGCGCCCGATCTTCCAGTAGAACCCGTTTCCTCCAAGATACATCAGGCTTCCGCCCGCGGACCGGTAGGCCAGGAGCGCGCCCAGCATTCGGCGTGTATGGTATTCCGGGTGCGATCCGGTTAGGACAACGTCGTAGTGCTTCAACGCGTCCACGCCTCGCTTATCAAGATCCTCGTCGGTAACGACGTCAAATTCAAACCCCTTTTCCCTTAACCAGTTGGTCAGATGAGAGTCTGCGGAAAAGTGGCGCAGGCCCGATCCATGCTCGTCAAGGAACGTCAGATAGCCTGGACGCATGGTGAGAATCGGACGCAAGCGGGAGGAGAGGCTTATACCTGAACCATCGCTGTGATAGTTGTACGTTGATGTGCCAAATGAGGTTACGACGTCCGGGTTGTGGGGATACGCCCCCCATGCTTCCACGCGAGCAGCAAGCGCCCCCGAAAAATTTCCTCGGGCGTTGTTGGCGTAGGCGAGGTAAGTCAGTGTGGGCGCGAGGAACGCGATACGCGCATGTTTTCCCTCCGACGCAACCGTGACGTAAAACGGGATTGTGTCGGCTCCTTCTCCATTGTCCACGCGCAATCCATAGACACCCGATGCCATGTCGGCCGGGATCTTCAGATGTACCGACGTTTGCCAGCCACAGTCCGACAGGTCATCAGAGTGGAACCGGATCGCGGCGTATTCCTCTGGCGCATGCTTCCAGTCCATCTCCTGTCCGCTCCACCGCGACGACCGAACTGCCCTCATTGGTGCGTTCACAAGCGTCAATGGCGCGTCGCTATCAAGCCAGTTCGGTACGCTCGTGTGAGCGAGCGTTGGCGTGAAGTCCCAATGCGCCAACAGGGTGCCCTCGTGCCGATCGCCGCTTGCGTCGCTGGTGGCCGCGCGCAATTCCGGGCTTTCGATGAAGCCGTTGAAAGCATCCTCCGGGTGTCCTTTCCATATAGCCGCAAAACACACGGTTGTAGCGCCGAGCGCGATAACGGAGAACGGTGCGTCAAATTCCACCACGTTTCTGAATGCCTCTTCGCGCGAGTTTGTACCTGAGCTGATTGCCTGAATGCGGCCGCCACGATCGAACGATATGTGCAAATTTGTCCACAGATCGGCGGCGACAGCTATGCCTGTGGCGATCTGTTCCCCTGTCGCGAGGCTCTGGAAAACGAGTTCGCCGCAATTGAGAGCAATCGCTACACCATGCTTCCCATCGTGGTTCTGAAGAGCGACCAATGTTTGAAGGGAGGCGTCCTCAAGCGTGGGCTGAACCGTCAGGTCGAGCTTGACGCGCTGAATGTCCTCCAGAAGCGGCATTGCGCCGTAAGCGCAGGAGCCGGGAAACACTGGCTGCTCCTGTCCCGGGTAGGTGCTTTCCAGCTGGACATCGATCGGGACCAGCTTCATCCCGGGCCCGTTCGGGTTTGGGTCACAACAATCTATGCGCTCAACGGTCGCCATAAAAGCGCGACCGCCGCGCGAACTGATTTTGAACGTCAGTTCCTGACCAGCGTGTGCGCTCCACGGGGTTACATAGCCGATGATCGCGGGAGTTTGGGAGTTGGAAGTAGTCATAGTCAAATGATCAATCATTCTTGGTCGTGGTCCCAGGCGCTGCTCTGCGACCGCTTACGGCCAGGGGAAACCCCTGTGAGGTTTTATTTTTCAATGGTTGCAAATAGAACCAAAAGTGGTCACTATCGAGTCCAGTGTACTTTAACCACTGGGGGTGTGCGATGAGAAAATTGGTGTCTTCGGTAATGGCGGTTGCTGCACTTCTCGCCTTCGGCAGCGCGAGCGCTCAAGAGGTTGTTCTTGTTGGCGTTTCTGGGCCGTTGACCGGTCCCCAAGCGTCGGAAGGGAAAGACAACGAAAATGGTGCACGCATGGCGGTTGACGAACTAAATAGCGCCGGAACGATGATTGCCGGTAAAAACGTAACATTCAAATTGGTCTCTCAAGATGACCAGGCGGATCCTCGGATTGGAGTGCAGGTCGCGCAGAAGCTGGTCGACGCCAAGGTGACTGCCGTTCTTGGCCCATACAATTCTGGAGTGGCCATCCCGGCCTCGCGGCTCTACCAGAACGCCGGCATCCCGATGCTTTCGGTTGCGTCGAACCCGGCGCTGACTCTTCAAGGTTTCACCGAAGTCTTTCGTATCGGCGCCAGTGACGGGCAACTCGGCGGAGCGATGGCTAATTTCGCCATCGATACGCTTAAAGCGAAAACAGCGGCAGTCATGGACGACCGGTCGGCCTACGGACAGGGCGTGGCGGAGGAGTTCATGAGCGTGGCCAAGGCACGCGGGCTGAAGATTATCGACCAGCAATACACGAATGGTCAGGCGGTCGATTTCAAGGGCGTTCTCTCTCAGATCAAGGCGACGAATCCCGATGTCATCTTCTACGGTGGTTACGCGTCGCAAAGCGGCCCGCTTGTCAAACAGATGCGTCAGCTCGGATTGCGGGCGAAGCTGCTGGGCGGCGACGGAATCTGTACGTCTGATATGGCCAAAATTGCAGGTCCCGCAGCGACGAATGCGTATTGTTCACAAGGTGGGGTCTCGCTGGACAAGACACCAGCAGGTAGCGCATTTCTGAAAAAGTACAAGACGACCTTCAACGTCGATACGCAGGTGTATGGCGTGAGTTATTACGACGGCATGAAGCTGTTGGCCGACGCGATGGTGAAGGCTGGCACAACATCCGACCGCGCCAAAATTGGTGCGCAACTCACCAAGTCCGCCTACACCGGCGTGGCCGGCGAGTATTCGTTCGACGCACATCATGATCTGAAAAGCTCGGCGACGACCGTGTACACATTCAAGGATGGCGCTGTCGTAACTTACGGCAACTGAGGTTTCAACGAAAATAGTAAGCAAGACGGAGTATCTATGCGAATAAACAGGACACTTAACACGATTGAAATGCACACCGGTGGTGAGCCGTTTCGCATCATCACCAATGGTTTCCCGCGCCTAGCGGGGAAAACCATCGTGGAGCGGCGGGAGTGGATCCAGAAGCATGCGGATGAGTTACGGAGCGCCATGATGCTGGAACCTCGAGGCCATGCCGATATGTACGGAGGCTTCCTCACTGAGCCGGTCACCGAAGGTGCGGATTTCGGCATCATCTTTACGCAGAATAAAGACTACAGTCCCCATTGTGGTCACGGGACCATCGCGCTGGCCACCGCGGCGGTTGAACTGGGGTGGATTGAGCGCACGTCGCCGGAAACGCGCGTGGGCATCGACGCGCCTTGCGGATTCCTCGAGGCTTTCGTCCAGTGGGACGGCGAAAATGCAGGGAATGTGCGTTTCGTGAATGTGCCGTCATTCGTCTGGAAAAAGGACGTCATCGTCAATACGCCGACGTTCGGCCCCGTGTCAGGTGATATCGCTTACGGAGGCGCGTTCTATTTCTACGTCGATGGTGCGCAGTACGATATGGCGGTAGGCGAAAGCAACGTTGATCGACTGAAGCAGTTCGGCGACGAGATCACACAGGCGACTAATGCAGCGTTTGACATCGTTCATCCAGAGATTCCGGAAATCAGAGGGCTCTACGGCACGATCATTTCGAATGCACCCCGTCATCCGGGATCGACTCAGGCGAACTGCTGCATCTTCGCCGATCGCGAGGTTGACCGATCGCCAACAGGGTCCGGCACCGCAGGGCGCGTCGCCCAGCTCTACCAGCGCGGCACCCTACCCTCGGATGGAACGCTCGTGAATGAGTCGATCATCGGAACGATTTTCAAGGGCCGCGTGCTGAGTGAGACGAAATGCGGTGAGTTCGATGCGGTGATTCCCGAGATCGAAGGGAACGCGTTCATCTGCGGCTACGGGACGTGGTTGATCGACGAACGCGACCCTTTGACCTACGGATTCCTGGTGCGGTAGAGGGTGCAGATTCCAGGCGCTGCTTCCAGGGCAACTGCCACGCTGACGTGACATCTTTTGACCCATCTCCTTGGAGCCTTCGCGGCGCATTCTGAAATGGGATGCAGCCGCGCTTTTTTGCCTTGTACGAGCCATGTGGAACACTTCATGCGCGGTCGAATCGGGCGGTCGAATCGGGCGGTCGAACCGGGAGGTGGCATCATGTTGCCGACGTATGATAATGATTCGTCAACGGCAGGAGAATCCCTCCGCATCGGGCGTCAGGAAATGAAAGGAAGTGAGATGGGTACGACACGGCAGGATCTCGAATCGAATTTCAGACCACTGCAGATTTATGAGCAGGTCGAGGAGAAGATCAAGGAGGAGATCCGCACGGGACGGTTCTCGGCCGAGTCACGACTGCCATCGGAACGCGAACTTGCGGCGCTCTATGGAGTCGGTCGGCCTGCGGTTCGAGAGGCAATAGGGGCACTTCAAAATGAAGGCCTCGTTGTGACGAAACGGAATTCTGGTACCTACGTCTCGTCTGCGGCCTCTGAGCACTTACTCAACGGCGACGGCAATCATGGAGCTCAGAATGCGGAGCCGGATTTCAGCCCAACGGGAACGCTCGAAACACGATTCATCCTCGAGCCAGCAATCGCACGTCGAGCCGCCGCACGGGGCAAGCGCGATCGCCTGGCTGAGCAATACCTTGCTGAGATGGAGACGATCCAGGATATCTCCAATCCTGAGCAGCGTGCGCTTTGGAATAACAGCGACAGAATGTTCCATCGCCAACTGGCGGTAATGACCGGTGACGCTTTGCTCGTCAAGATCGCAGACGAAGTGGCGAAAACGATGGATCAACCATTGTGGAAAAGGCTAAAAGACGACGGGATATTCGATCCCTTACGGATACGCCTGTATGCATCCGAACATCGACTTATTTACGAATCAATTGTGAGTGGCGATGCAGACGCGGCAGCGTTCTACGTGGAGCAGCATATCAAGCGAGTTCGACGGGATATTGCGCCCAGGTAGCGCCGGCGTGATTCATTAGCTGGCTGCGAATCCTCTATTGTCGTCGGCAAAGAGATCGCAGCAGCGATGCCCCTGATGAGCAGCACCAGACGCAGGGGGCAAATCGAACGCGCGTGGCCGCGCGGCTACTCCTAAACGACGGACTTCAGAAGACATGGCAGATATAGTTCTTTCACTTGATCACCTGCACAAGTTGGCCTTTGACGTATTGACATCTAATGGGCTCAGCGCACGTCAATCGGACGCGATGGCGAAGGTCCTCGTCGCGGGCCAACGGGACGATTGTCACTCGCACGGTGTATGGCGCCTTATCGGGTGTGTAAAGACGCTGAAAACCGGCAAAATCAACGCGGATGCCGAGCCGCAGATAAAGGATGTCTCGCCTTCGCTTGTTAAAGTCGACGCCCGCTTCGGATTCTCTCCGCTTGCTTTTGAATTGGGGAGTCGGGTACTTGTTGAGAAGGCGAAGAAATCCGGTATCGCGGCTCTGGCGATCAACAACTGCTTCCACTTCAGCGCTTTGTGGCCGGAGGTTGAGGCAATTGCGGCTGAAGGCGTAGTGGCACTAGCCATGACGCCTACCCATAGCTGTGTAGCACCTGCTGGCGGAAACAAGCCGCTATTTGGAACCAACCCGATCGCGTTCGCCTGGCCACGTCCAGGCCCCTTTCCATTTGTGTTCGACATGGCTACAAGCAGAATCGCCCGTGGCGACATCGAGCTGCACAAGCGGTCCGGCTCCAGGATTCCGA is a window of Paraburkholderia phytofirmans OLGA172 DNA encoding:
- a CDS encoding NYN domain-containing protein — encoded protein: MASSNETVSMALFCDFENVALGVRDAKYDKFDIKLVLERLLLKGSIVVKKAYCDWDRYKSFKGAMHEANFELIEIPHVRQSGKNSADIRLVVDALDLCYTKSHVNTFVIISGDSDFSPLVSKLRENAKQVIGVGVQQSTSDLLIANCDEFFFYDDLVRESQRTVAKRESSRPQQAAQQTAKRAPDEEKSRNKEDLEKRRTKAVEIAVQTFDALASERGDSGKIWASVLKNAIKRRKPDFNETYYGFRAFGNLLEEAQARGLLEFGRDEKSGAYVYRGTAANVGVENVNEPAEPGESTEQIVEAQVAETVAAELGGKHESRRRSRGNRKPGRGQQEAAQEERAAIESGRHAQAQVEVAHTHAPSASEPVFEHPEAAWEEPEAFAAEPVAAAGEEAEEASGTQPKHRKERAPRKTAAKKTKKATPRKIDEVPEIAAPAEAPAAPASEDKAPVAARKAARKAAPRSRRPRKTAATSEVE
- a CDS encoding Ldh family oxidoreductase; this translates as MADIVLSLDHLHKLAFDVLTSNGLSARQSDAMAKVLVAGQRDDCHSHGVWRLIGCVKTLKTGKINADAEPQIKDVSPSLVKVDARFGFSPLAFELGSRVLVEKAKKSGIAALAINNCFHFSALWPEVEAIAAEGVVALAMTPTHSCVAPAGGNKPLFGTNPIAFAWPRPGPFPFVFDMATSRIARGDIELHKRSGSRIPSDWAIDENGQATDDPDKALRGAMLTFGGYKGSALSAMVELLAGPLISDMLSPESLAFDEGVGAAPCHGEIVIAFDPAVFAGADSTENLQRAETLFEGIVGQGARLPSQRRFDARQRSIEHGVSLSKELHEELTRLIS
- a CDS encoding glycine zipper family protein, producing the protein MISSTKSIIIAIPAAAVALALGGCAVMPPSGPSVVALPRSGEPLGQFQQDDYACRDYANRSTDPNAAAQAATTNSVNSAALGTLGGAAVGTLIGAAAGNAGAGAAIGAGSGLLIGGANGANGAQYSAAGLQARYDAAYAQCMTSKGNTISQPPQPAYYAPQPAYYAPQPYYYAPPPRYVAPPPVMYAPYPYY
- a CDS encoding N,N-dimethylformamidase beta subunit family domain-containing protein, which produces MIDHLTMTTSNSQTPAIIGYVTPWSAHAGQELTFKISSRGGRAFMATVERIDCCDPNPNGPGMKLVPIDVQLESTYPGQEQPVFPGSCAYGAMPLLEDIQRVKLDLTVQPTLEDASLQTLVALQNHDGKHGVAIALNCGELVFQSLATGEQIATGIAVAADLWTNLHISFDRGGRIQAISSGTNSREEAFRNVVEFDAPFSVIALGATTVCFAAIWKGHPEDAFNGFIESPELRAATSDASGDRHEGTLLAHWDFTPTLAHTSVPNWLDSDAPLTLVNAPMRAVRSSRWSGQEMDWKHAPEEYAAIRFHSDDLSDCGWQTSVHLKIPADMASGVYGLRVDNGEGADTIPFYVTVASEGKHARIAFLAPTLTYLAYANNARGNFSGALAARVEAWGAYPHNPDVVTSFGTSTYNYHSDGSGISLSSRLRPILTMRPGYLTFLDEHGSGLRHFSADSHLTNWLREKGFEFDVVTDEDLDKRGVDALKHYDVVLTGSHPEYHTRRMLGALLAYRSAGGSLMYLGGNGFYWKIGRTASAPHLLEIRRAEAGMRVWESQPGEYYNQLDGEYGGMWRRNGLPPQKVAGVGFTAEGDFRGTFYRRTPASFATEYAWLFMGVKAGAGELFGNFGLSGGGAAGFEIDQTATDLGTPAYVSVVAYSDNHDASFVTVPEELLFNRMVGKPRVHSGIRAHMICGFGPNGGGLFAVGSISFLGSLYNASYDNDVSQIVENCLRRFLAVSHTSRKLPV
- a CDS encoding branched-chain amino acid ABC transporter substrate-binding protein, giving the protein MRKLVSSVMAVAALLAFGSASAQEVVLVGVSGPLTGPQASEGKDNENGARMAVDELNSAGTMIAGKNVTFKLVSQDDQADPRIGVQVAQKLVDAKVTAVLGPYNSGVAIPASRLYQNAGIPMLSVASNPALTLQGFTEVFRIGASDGQLGGAMANFAIDTLKAKTAAVMDDRSAYGQGVAEEFMSVAKARGLKIIDQQYTNGQAVDFKGVLSQIKATNPDVIFYGGYASQSGPLVKQMRQLGLRAKLLGGDGICTSDMAKIAGPAATNAYCSQGGVSLDKTPAGSAFLKKYKTTFNVDTQVYGVSYYDGMKLLADAMVKAGTTSDRAKIGAQLTKSAYTGVAGEYSFDAHHDLKSSATTVYTFKDGAVVTYGN
- a CDS encoding FadR/GntR family transcriptional regulator — encoded protein: MGTTRQDLESNFRPLQIYEQVEEKIKEEIRTGRFSAESRLPSERELAALYGVGRPAVREAIGALQNEGLVVTKRNSGTYVSSAASEHLLNGDGNHGAQNAEPDFSPTGTLETRFILEPAIARRAAARGKRDRLAEQYLAEMETIQDISNPEQRALWNNSDRMFHRQLAVMTGDALLVKIADEVAKTMDQPLWKRLKDDGIFDPLRIRLYASEHRLIYESIVSGDADAAAFYVEQHIKRVRRDIAPR
- the lhpH gene encoding trans-3-hydroxy-L-proline dehydratase translates to MRINRTLNTIEMHTGGEPFRIITNGFPRLAGKTIVERREWIQKHADELRSAMMLEPRGHADMYGGFLTEPVTEGADFGIIFTQNKDYSPHCGHGTIALATAAVELGWIERTSPETRVGIDAPCGFLEAFVQWDGENAGNVRFVNVPSFVWKKDVIVNTPTFGPVSGDIAYGGAFYFYVDGAQYDMAVGESNVDRLKQFGDEITQATNAAFDIVHPEIPEIRGLYGTIISNAPRHPGSTQANCCIFADREVDRSPTGSGTAGRVAQLYQRGTLPSDGTLVNESIIGTIFKGRVLSETKCGEFDAVIPEIEGNAFICGYGTWLIDERDPLTYGFLVR